The genomic interval GAGATGGTTATGCCTGGAGACAATGTAACCATTACGGCTGATTTGATAACGCCGATAGCTATGGAGAAGGAGTTGAGGTTTGCGATAAGGGAAGGCGGTCGGACTGTCGGCGCCGGAGTGGTAAGTGAAATAATTGAATAAAGAGAAATAGATGATGAGCTCAAAAATAAGAATTAGACTCAAGGCATATGACAATAAACTTCTGGATCAGTCGACATTAGATATTGTTGATACTGCTAATAAAACAGGAGCAAAGGTAGTTGGACCTATCCCGCTACCGACAAGCATCAACAAATATTGTGTGTTGCGTTCTCCCCATATAGACAAGAAATCTCGAGAACAGTTTGAAATTAGAACACATAAACGGCTTTTAGATATTCTTGAGCCAACCCAGCAGACAGTGGATGCTTTAATGAAACTGGATCTTTCTCCCGGAGTTGATGTGGAGATAAAATTATAGCAGAGGTGACAGCGGGAACCATGTGTAAAGGATTAATAGGCAAAAAATTAGGAATGACAGGCCTTTTTTCTCTTGAAGGCAAATACTTCCCGGTAACGGTATTGCGGGTTGGCCCGTGTGTTGTAACCCAGGTTAAGACGGTTGCTACTGACGGATACAATGCTATTCAATTGGGTTTTGGCGAAAAAAAGAAATCTCGCACAAACAAGCCTATCAAAGGGCATCTCAAAAAAAGTGGAGATGGTTGTTTTAAGGTGCTTCGTGAATTTTCTGTGGATAATCCAGGAGATTACAAACCTGGCCAGACATTGGGGCCGGATATGTTTAAGGTGGGCGAACGGATTGATGTTACCGCCAATTCCAAAGGAAGAGGTTTCTCGGGCGTTATAAAGAGGCATGGATTCCATGGTGGAGGTGAAACCCATGGAAGTCACAGTCACAGGGTTACCGGTTCTATTGGAAATAGTGCATGGCCTTCAAGGGTTATTAAGGGGAGAAAAATGCCTGGTCACTACGGAAATGAACAAAATACAATCAAGAACTTGGAGATAGCTGACATAAGGCCTGATCAGAATCTTATATTTGTAAAGGGAGCTGTGCCGGGTTTTAGATCTGGATTAGTTTCAATAAAGAAACTGAAATTTGTAAAATAAAGGGCGTTTTGCAAAGGTCTCGCAGCAGAAAGGCTGCAGGAGGAAACAAGAGAGATATGGCTGTTGTTGATGTTCAAAATATAAATGGTGAAAAGGTTTCGCAGATGGATCTTGCAGACAGCATATTTAACGTGCCCTTGAAAGCAAGTATTTTGCATGAAGTTGTGACAATGCAGCTGGCACGCAGGCGTGCAGGATCAGCATCTGTAAAACGTCGTAGCGACGTTAAGGGCAGTGGAAGGAAGCTTTTTCGTCAGAAAGGCACAGGAAAGGCGCGTAGCGGAGATATCACATCTCCCTTGCTTAGAGGTGGAGGCGTTATTTTCGGTCCAGACCCTAAATCATATTATTACAGTGTTCCCAAAAAGGTTAGAAAGCTTGCTCTTAAAATGGCTTTAAGCAGTAAATTCCAGGTGAATGTCATGGTAGTACTTGACAGGTTTGAGCTTGAGAAGATTAAAACAAGGGAATTCATAGAGGTTTTAAACAGATTAAATGTGAAAAAGGCATTGATTGTAACTGATAAAAAGAATGAGAATCTGGAACTTTCCTCAAGGAACGTGCCTGGTGTGAAGGTATTAAGAGTCGAGGGGTTGAACGTATATGACATTCTCAAATACAAGAATTTAATCCTGGATGAGGCCTCTATAAAGGTTATTGAAAGGAGGCTGCTTGAATGATCCAGTATGATATTGTTAAACGTCCTTTAGATACGGAAAAAACCAATATTCAAAAAGAGAGTTTTCACCAGTTCTCATTTGAGGTGGGTCGAAGTGCGAACAGGATTGAGATCAGAAGGGCAATTGAAAAAATATTCAATGTCAAGGTAAGCGATGTCCGGACAATGCAGGTTAAAGGGAAAGTCAAAAAAAAAGGTCGGATTGTTGGGAAACGCAGGGACTGGAAGAAGGCGATTGTGACATTGATGCCTGGTGAACGTATTGATTTTTTTGAAGGGGCTTAGACAACTTGATAAGTGAGGCTTATAATGGCGGTTAAGAAAGTAAAACCAACATCTCCTGGACGACGAGCGCAGGTATATTCAACATTTGACGAGATTACCACTACGACACCTGAAAAAAGTCTGCTTAAGCCGCTCAAGCATTCAGGCGGGCGTAATGCAAATGGACGTATTACATGCAGACACCGCGGAGGCGGGCACATCAGGCATTACAGAATTATTGACTTTAAACGCGATAAGATGGAAATACCTGCAAGGGTGGCAACAATAGAATATGATCCTAACCGCAGCGCAAGGATTGCTCTTCTGCATTATGCAGATGGTGAAAA from Anaerolineae bacterium carries:
- the tuf gene encoding elongation factor Tu (EF-Tu; promotes GTP-dependent binding of aminoacyl-tRNA to the A-site of ribosomes during protein biosynthesis; when the tRNA anticodon matches the mRNA codon, GTP hydrolysis results; the inactive EF-Tu-GDP leaves the ribosome and release of GDP is promoted by elongation factor Ts; many prokaryotes have two copies of the gene encoding EF-Tu) translates to EMVMPGDNVTITADLITPIAMEKELRFAIREGGRTVGAGVVSEIIE
- the rpsJ gene encoding 30S ribosomal protein S10, translated to MMSSKIRIRLKAYDNKLLDQSTLDIVDTANKTGAKVVGPIPLPTSINKYCVLRSPHIDKKSREQFEIRTHKRLLDILEPTQQTVDALMKLDLSPGVDVEIKL
- the rplC gene encoding 50S ribosomal protein L3; the protein is MCKGLIGKKLGMTGLFSLEGKYFPVTVLRVGPCVVTQVKTVATDGYNAIQLGFGEKKKSRTNKPIKGHLKKSGDGCFKVLREFSVDNPGDYKPGQTLGPDMFKVGERIDVTANSKGRGFSGVIKRHGFHGGGETHGSHSHRVTGSIGNSAWPSRVIKGRKMPGHYGNEQNTIKNLEIADIRPDQNLIFVKGAVPGFRSGLVSIKKLKFVK
- the rplD gene encoding 50S ribosomal protein L4 gives rise to the protein MAVVDVQNINGEKVSQMDLADSIFNVPLKASILHEVVTMQLARRRAGSASVKRRSDVKGSGRKLFRQKGTGKARSGDITSPLLRGGGVIFGPDPKSYYYSVPKKVRKLALKMALSSKFQVNVMVVLDRFELEKIKTREFIEVLNRLNVKKALIVTDKKNENLELSSRNVPGVKVLRVEGLNVYDILKYKNLILDEASIKVIERRLLE
- a CDS encoding 50S ribosomal protein L23, translating into MIQYDIVKRPLDTEKTNIQKESFHQFSFEVGRSANRIEIRRAIEKIFNVKVSDVRTMQVKGKVKKKGRIVGKRRDWKKAIVTLMPGERIDFFEGA